From the genome of Arthrobacter russicus:
GCACGCCGGCCGGCCCGCCGGCCAGGTCCAGCGCTGCCTCCGCGGTCATGACGGCGGAACCCAGATCGGTCAGGATCAGCATTCCGGAATCCCCGGCTGTCGCGATCGCCGCACCGATCTTGCCCAATGAGGTGCCCAAGCCGCCATCGTCCATGCCTCCGGCGGCGAGAATCGTGACGTCCGGGGCCATCTGGCCAGCGAGTTCCACCACGCCATCGGCCAATTTGGCGCTGTGCGAAACGATCAGCAGTGCGACCCTCATGCGGCCTCCCTCGCGGATTCCGCAGCGGCGCGGAGAATCAATGCGGTCGACTGGGCTCCGGGGTCGCGGTGCCCCGCGCTTCGTTCGCCCAAATAGCTGGCCCGGCCTTTCCGGGCGACCATCGGTTCGGTGTCCCGAGCGCCGGCTTCGGCGGCCGCCGAGGCCGCGGCGAGCAGCTCTTCCGGCGCCAGGCCGTTTTCCACTGCTTCATCAGCGGCTTCCACCGCCGGGGTCCAGGCGTCGATCATGGTTTTGTCGCCGGCATCGGCTTTGCCCCGGGCCACGATCCCGTCCCGGGCCGCGGTCAGCATCGCCGCGAGGCGCGCGGAGTCCAAGACCGCTGAATCGCCGACGGCGGTGGCGGCCCGCA
Proteins encoded in this window:
- the dhaL gene encoding dihydroxyacetone kinase subunit DhaL — protein: MLDVQWAVSWIRAAADSVHEHRAGLIELDRVIGDGDHGENLDRGFGAVVEKLDGDFANPGEVFKMVAMTLMSVVGGAAGPLYGTAFLRAATAVGDSAVLDSARLAAMLTAARDGIVARGKADAGDKTMIDAWTPAVEAADEAVENGLAPEELLAAASAAAEAGARDTEPMVARKGRASYLGERSAGHRDPGAQSTALILRAAAESAREAA